A single window of Fischerella sp. PCC 9605 DNA harbors:
- a CDS encoding L-threonylcarbamoyladenylate synthase, which yields MTQVSLDTLVAGARAGKLVSFPTDTVPALAALPEQGALIFTAKQRGQDKPLILMAASADELWPFVKGSEEEYKIWQSIAKKYWPGALTLVLPASARVPIAMNPIDPTTIGIRVPNSAIAQKILAQTGPLATTSANLSGQPPLQTMAEIAVQFPEVLTLATMECESETSGNGVPSTVVKWTGMNWQILRQGAVKLEI from the coding sequence ATGACACAAGTTTCTTTAGATACGCTCGTAGCTGGCGCACGAGCAGGTAAATTAGTAAGCTTTCCTACAGATACCGTTCCCGCACTGGCAGCTTTACCAGAGCAGGGAGCGTTAATTTTTACAGCCAAGCAGCGCGGTCAAGATAAACCTTTGATATTAATGGCAGCAAGTGCAGATGAACTCTGGCCTTTTGTCAAGGGTAGCGAGGAAGAGTATAAGATTTGGCAGAGTATAGCAAAAAAATATTGGCCGGGAGCGCTGACTTTAGTTTTACCAGCTTCAGCACGGGTGCCAATAGCCATGAATCCTATAGACCCGACAACAATTGGCATCCGCGTACCTAACAGTGCGATCGCTCAAAAAATTCTGGCACAAACAGGGCCGCTTGCGACAACCAGCGCTAATTTATCAGGTCAGCCACCCTTGCAAACAATGGCAGAAATTGCAGTTCAGTTCCCTGAAGTTTTGACTCTGGCGACGATGGAATGCGAAAGTGAAACGTCAGGCAATGGAGTACCTTCCACAGTTGTTAAATGGACAGGGATGAATTGGCAGATTTTGCGGCAAGGAGCAGTGAAGCTGGAAATTTAA
- a CDS encoding sensor histidine kinase: MNWSNWVYLGAGLLLGAGLRELLVRINSLSNSSPLPPTEKHDVAELRQQIEQTQLAYQMAQEMSQFKAGFLARTTHVLRSPINGLIGLHQLILADLCENPEEEREFIQQAHERALKLLNLIDEILNVARLEHGTNKLDIQSRSLAELLQEVYDLTYILAENRNFPFKVLLPDPELRILVDPRWFKQVLINLIETTIAKMEEGSICISAQASSTNNLVYIWIDIPTYAFVNTEPINLITSEDVVAKTDEENISFPIGMKLLLSQTILEFMGGKLEIVPFVGATEQVEDITRLQISIPQFTRTPIQ; this comes from the coding sequence ATGAATTGGAGTAATTGGGTATATCTAGGAGCAGGATTATTGTTGGGAGCGGGTCTTCGGGAATTATTGGTGCGGATTAATAGTCTATCTAATTCATCCCCATTACCACCAACAGAAAAACACGATGTGGCAGAACTCCGACAACAGATCGAGCAAACGCAACTGGCATATCAGATGGCACAAGAAATGAGCCAGTTTAAAGCGGGGTTTTTAGCACGGACTACTCATGTATTGCGATCGCCCATCAATGGTTTAATCGGCTTACATCAATTAATTTTGGCGGATTTATGTGAAAATCCAGAAGAAGAGCGAGAATTTATTCAGCAAGCTCACGAACGAGCGTTGAAACTGCTCAATCTGATTGATGAAATTCTCAACGTCGCCAGACTAGAACACGGTACTAACAAGTTAGATATTCAATCGCGATCGCTAGCCGAACTATTGCAGGAAGTTTATGACTTAACTTATATACTGGCAGAAAATCGGAATTTTCCCTTCAAGGTTTTACTGCCAGACCCAGAGTTACGCATACTAGTAGATCCCCGCTGGTTCAAACAGGTATTGATAAATCTAATTGAAACTACTATCGCCAAGATGGAAGAAGGTAGTATTTGTATTTCTGCCCAAGCTTCATCTACAAATAATTTAGTTTATATTTGGATAGATATACCTACCTATGCGTTTGTAAATACTGAGCCAATCAATTTAATTACATCTGAAGATGTAGTTGCTAAAACTGACGAAGAAAACATTAGTTTTCCAATAGGAATGAAGTTATTACTTAGTCAAACTATCTTAGAATTTATGGGGGGTAAATTAGAAATCGTTCCATTTGTTGGAGCGACAGAACAGGTTGAAGATATTACTAGGCTGCAAATATCTATTCCCCAATTTACTAGAACACCGATTCAGTAA
- the prmC gene encoding peptide chain release factor N(5)-glutamine methyltransferase, with translation MVDQQPKEISGLRLWQWRKAAIQAAIASDVSPAEVDWLLQEVAGLDRLALRLESFKDWPQISLQLPLEELEALWQRRLNDRLPVQYITGVTPWRQFKIAVSPAVLIPRPETECLIDIAVAAVRKGRENLCLEQGHWADLGTGSGAIALGLADAFKEATIHAVDCSEQALLIAQKNAQNLGLADHIRFYQGYWWEPLQSLQGQFSGMVSNPPYIPTSIVSTLQREVVNHEPHLALDGGADGLDCIRHLIATSPAYLRSGGVWLVEMMAGQADAVREMLQNQGSYCNIEIYTDLAGIERFALAYKL, from the coding sequence ATGGTGGATCAACAGCCAAAAGAAATTTCTGGTTTGCGACTTTGGCAGTGGCGTAAAGCAGCTATCCAAGCGGCGATCGCTTCTGATGTTTCACCTGCCGAGGTAGATTGGTTACTGCAAGAGGTAGCTGGATTAGACCGTTTGGCACTTCGTTTAGAATCGTTTAAAGACTGGCCGCAAATTTCACTGCAACTGCCTTTAGAAGAATTAGAGGCGCTTTGGCAAAGACGATTAAACGATCGTCTGCCAGTGCAGTACATTACAGGAGTTACGCCTTGGCGGCAGTTTAAAATTGCAGTTTCTCCTGCGGTTTTGATTCCCAGACCAGAAACGGAGTGCTTAATTGATATTGCAGTGGCAGCAGTGCGTAAGGGCAGGGAAAATTTATGCTTAGAACAAGGACACTGGGCAGACTTAGGAACTGGTAGTGGAGCGATCGCCCTTGGACTAGCAGATGCCTTCAAGGAGGCAACAATTCATGCGGTTGACTGCTCAGAACAGGCGCTTTTAATTGCTCAAAAAAACGCCCAGAATTTAGGTCTTGCCGACCATATCCGTTTTTATCAAGGTTATTGGTGGGAACCGCTACAGTCCCTGCAAGGACAGTTCAGTGGTATGGTGTCTAATCCACCTTATATCCCTACAAGCATCGTATCTACCCTGCAACGAGAGGTTGTCAATCATGAGCCGCATCTCGCTTTGGATGGTGGTGCCGATGGTCTAGATTGTATCCGCCATTTGATCGCAACTTCCCCCGCCTATTTGCGATCGGGTGGGGTGTGGCTGGTTGAGATGATGGCAGGACAAGCAGATGCTGTACGAGAAATGTTGCAAAATCAAGGCAGCTACTGCAATATCGAAATTTATACCGATTTAGCTGGCATCGAACGCTTTGCTCTCGCTTACAAATTATGA
- a CDS encoding GNAT family N-acetyltransferase produces MNSSQIQFSDRKSEIDLYQLQQLFNLSAFWAKGRSVEDLGIAIANSDPVITIWDGQQLIGFARATSDGIYRATIWDVVIHPDYRGNGLGNKLVETVLSHPHIQRVERVYLMTTHQQQFYEKIGFQKNSTTTMVLYNQSNLASLSVAEIQLQN; encoded by the coding sequence ATGAATTCTTCTCAGATTCAATTTAGCGATCGCAAATCGGAAATTGACCTTTACCAACTCCAACAACTGTTCAACCTTTCAGCTTTCTGGGCAAAAGGGCGCAGTGTAGAGGATTTGGGCATAGCTATTGCCAACAGCGATCCTGTGATTACTATTTGGGATGGACAGCAATTAATTGGTTTTGCTAGGGCAACTTCCGATGGGATTTACCGTGCCACCATTTGGGATGTTGTAATTCATCCAGACTATCGTGGTAATGGGCTGGGCAATAAGTTAGTAGAAACTGTTCTGAGTCATCCTCATATACAACGAGTAGAGCGTGTTTACTTAATGACTACTCACCAGCAGCAGTTCTATGAAAAGATAGGTTTTCAAAAGAATTCTACGACTACGATGGTACTATACAATCAATCCAACCTTGCTTCCCTTTCAGTTGCAGAAATTCAGCTTCAGAACTAA
- a CDS encoding GNAT family N-acetyltransferase, whose protein sequence is MGFWKTWFSASEPIATNRKTPFEEHTVDAAGDSSYSGERIVFSTERDIDLYELEELCDAVGWSRRPLRKVKKAIEHSFLVASMWQVRGNKRRLIGFARATSDHAFNATIWDVVVHPDFQGRGLGKALMKYVLKKLRSEEISNVTLFADPHVVDFYRSLGFMSDPEGIKGMFWYPQ, encoded by the coding sequence ATGGGTTTTTGGAAAACTTGGTTTAGTGCTTCTGAACCGATCGCAACAAATAGAAAGACTCCTTTTGAAGAGCATACAGTGGATGCCGCAGGCGATTCCAGCTACAGTGGGGAACGTATTGTTTTCAGCACAGAACGAGATATTGATTTGTATGAGCTCGAAGAACTCTGTGATGCTGTAGGTTGGTCGCGCCGTCCTTTAAGAAAAGTCAAAAAAGCTATTGAGCATAGTTTTCTCGTAGCCTCAATGTGGCAAGTGCGAGGAAACAAGAGGCGGCTCATTGGTTTTGCCCGTGCTACTTCAGATCATGCTTTTAATGCCACTATTTGGGATGTAGTAGTTCATCCAGACTTTCAAGGTAGGGGACTGGGTAAGGCATTGATGAAATACGTACTCAAAAAACTGAGGAGTGAAGAAATTAGCAATGTCACTCTATTTGCCGATCCTCACGTTGTAGACTTCTACAGAAGTTTAGGTTTTATGTCCGATCCAGAAGGTATTAAAGGTATGTTTTGGTATCCTCAATAA
- the secD gene encoding protein translocase subunit SecD, with translation MQRQRSLLALILFLVIAAIVVIATIPVPRGLDLRGGSQLTIQVKTTPEIPRITERELEAVKSVVEGRVNGLGVSEPVIQTVGEDKILVQLPGVNDPQQAERVLGGTAQLEFRQQKPNTEAQLFALRASQLELKQKQQELKNSQDTAAIQKNQEALQNNSKAIAELFESTNPPLTGKFLKDAQGQPTSGNNWEVAIRFDQQGGDLFAQITKNLAGTGRSIGIFLDNELISSPVVGPEFASTGIAGGAAVITGNFTPQEANELGVQLRGGALPVPVEIGEIRTVGATLGQDSVQRSIWAGLGGLVLVLIFMVVYYRLPGLIADISLVIYTLLTWASFALLGVTLTLPGIAGFILSIGMAVDANVLIFERTREELRAGKTLYRSVESGFYRAFSSILDSNVTTWIACAALFWLGSGLVKGFALTLALGVAVSMFSAITCSRTLMFLAISIPSLRKPELYCPNLPASNKAEVAR, from the coding sequence ATGCAAAGACAGCGATCGCTATTAGCTTTAATTTTATTTTTGGTAATTGCCGCGATTGTGGTAATTGCCACAATTCCTGTACCCCGAGGACTAGACTTGCGGGGAGGCTCACAGCTAACAATTCAAGTGAAGACAACTCCAGAAATTCCACGTATCACGGAGCGAGAATTGGAAGCTGTTAAAAGTGTAGTTGAAGGTCGCGTCAACGGTCTTGGCGTCTCTGAACCTGTGATCCAAACCGTAGGAGAAGACAAGATCTTGGTGCAACTACCCGGAGTCAACGATCCACAGCAAGCAGAACGAGTTCTGGGAGGTACAGCGCAGTTAGAGTTTCGCCAGCAAAAACCAAATACCGAAGCTCAACTGTTTGCTTTACGAGCATCGCAACTCGAACTCAAACAAAAGCAACAGGAATTGAAAAACTCTCAGGACACCGCAGCTATTCAAAAAAATCAAGAAGCGCTGCAAAATAATAGCAAAGCGATCGCTGAATTATTTGAAAGCACTAACCCACCACTCACAGGTAAATTTCTCAAAGACGCCCAAGGACAACCAACCTCAGGCAATAATTGGGAAGTTGCGATTCGCTTTGACCAACAAGGCGGCGATCTTTTTGCCCAAATCACCAAAAACCTTGCCGGTACTGGCCGCAGCATCGGTATTTTTCTCGATAACGAACTGATTAGTTCTCCCGTAGTTGGCCCAGAGTTCGCCAGTACTGGTATTGCGGGTGGTGCTGCGGTGATTACTGGTAACTTTACACCCCAAGAAGCCAATGAATTAGGTGTGCAGCTACGCGGCGGCGCATTACCTGTACCGGTAGAAATAGGTGAAATTCGGACAGTTGGAGCAACCCTGGGTCAAGATAGTGTGCAACGCAGCATCTGGGCAGGTCTTGGTGGTCTGGTTTTAGTACTGATATTTATGGTGGTGTACTATAGACTCCCGGGACTGATTGCGGATATATCACTAGTGATTTATACCCTGCTGACTTGGGCTAGTTTTGCTTTGTTAGGCGTCACCCTGACACTACCAGGAATTGCAGGTTTTATCCTCAGTATTGGTATGGCAGTTGATGCTAATGTGCTTATATTTGAACGCACGCGGGAAGAGTTGCGAGCAGGTAAAACCTTGTATCGTTCTGTGGAATCTGGCTTTTACCGCGCCTTTTCCAGTATTTTGGATAGTAACGTTACGACCTGGATTGCTTGTGCTGCGCTGTTCTGGCTGGGATCTGGTTTGGTAAAAGGCTTTGCGCTGACCCTGGCTTTAGGGGTAGCGGTGAGTATGTTTTCAGCAATTACCTGTAGTCGAACGTTGATGTTTTTGGCAATTTCCATTCCCTCATTGCGGAAACCAGAACTATATTGTCCTAATTTGCCAGCCTCAAATAAGGCAGAGGTGGCTCGATGA
- the secF gene encoding protein translocase subunit SecF, whose translation MKLSINKSRSLWWAISLAVILAGIISMVISWQQIGAPLRPSLDFVGGTRLQFERDCTNPDNCNKEIDINVVREVAKEQGLGDSSIQIVADKETGKDNGVLIRTKTLDVEQRTKLQNALSEKIGSFDPQKTQIDTVGPTIGRELFRSGVIALVVSFVGIIAYMSVRFQLDYAVFAIIALFHDVLITVGMFSILGLTVGTEVDSLFIVALLTITGFSVNDTVVIYDRIRETLSRNPNQSINEVVDDAVNQTLARSINTTLTVLLTLFAIYLFGGETLKNFSLALIIGFTMGAYSSIFIASTLLAWWRGRKGESVVPRTAESIDGSEKL comes from the coding sequence ATGAAACTAAGTATCAATAAATCGCGATCGCTGTGGTGGGCTATTTCTCTCGCCGTCATTCTCGCTGGTATCATCTCAATGGTGATTTCCTGGCAACAAATTGGTGCACCCCTACGCCCGAGTTTGGATTTCGTTGGTGGTACGCGCTTGCAGTTTGAACGGGATTGTACTAATCCAGATAACTGCAACAAAGAAATTGATATCAACGTTGTTCGAGAAGTAGCGAAAGAACAGGGCTTGGGTGACAGCAGCATTCAAATTGTCGCTGACAAGGAAACAGGTAAAGATAATGGTGTATTAATTCGCACCAAAACACTGGATGTCGAACAGCGTACTAAGTTGCAAAACGCCTTAAGCGAAAAAATTGGCTCCTTTGATCCGCAAAAAACCCAAATCGACACTGTTGGCCCTACCATCGGGCGAGAGTTGTTTAGAAGTGGTGTCATTGCTTTGGTGGTTTCCTTTGTTGGCATCATTGCCTACATGAGCGTCCGCTTCCAATTAGACTATGCCGTATTTGCCATCATCGCTCTGTTTCACGATGTGTTGATTACGGTAGGCATGTTCTCGATACTTGGTTTGACAGTAGGAACAGAAGTAGACAGTTTATTTATTGTTGCTCTGCTTACCATTACCGGTTTCTCGGTGAACGATACCGTAGTTATTTACGATCGCATTCGGGAAACACTCAGCCGCAATCCCAATCAATCTATCAATGAAGTGGTAGATGATGCGGTCAATCAAACCTTAGCACGTTCAATCAACACAACTTTAACTGTACTGCTGACATTATTTGCCATCTACCTGTTTGGTGGAGAAACGCTGAAAAACTTTTCCTTAGCCTTGATTATTGGCTTCACAATGGGGGCATATTCCAGTATTTTTATCGCCAGTACTCTCCTTGCTTGGTGGCGAGGGCGCAAAGGCGAATCTGTTGTTCCTCGAACTGCCGAGTCTATAGATGGATCTGAAAAATTATGA
- a CDS encoding Tic22 family protein, protein MKSLVRWGTTLGLVGSTLLATFLSGNVPVLALPEQQIKEKLDSVPVFLITNPQGLPLSRPLEGQNAQAQKGGSVTGVYMSQQEAQAFINQLRNVKDKDPKTAEMLKSLQVTAVPLGVIYQQLQQSKNQPNRLLFAFKPVEKEIQGAMDLLKQSGQDVKQLRSVPTFLVRFAPDKGYVPIQLGADKKEYVPVFMSKQDADSLLKQVKPKFPKADIQVVDVDGIIKTLQEKNDKWLEQVIFFPSPEARQYIQTLPKTNAPTPNQAAPAQPNQAAPAQPKK, encoded by the coding sequence ATGAAATCATTGGTTCGCTGGGGCACAACATTAGGTTTAGTGGGAAGTACTCTACTAGCAACATTTTTAAGCGGAAATGTCCCAGTACTAGCATTACCAGAACAACAAATAAAAGAAAAACTGGATTCAGTACCAGTATTTTTAATCACAAATCCCCAAGGTTTGCCGCTTAGTCGTCCTTTAGAAGGGCAAAACGCACAAGCACAAAAGGGTGGCTCGGTGACAGGCGTTTATATGAGCCAGCAGGAAGCTCAGGCTTTCATTAACCAGCTGCGGAATGTTAAAGACAAAGATCCGAAAACAGCAGAAATGCTGAAAAGCCTGCAAGTAACAGCAGTGCCCCTCGGAGTAATTTACCAGCAATTACAGCAAAGCAAAAATCAACCAAACCGTCTGTTATTTGCTTTTAAACCTGTAGAGAAGGAGATACAGGGGGCAATGGATTTGCTCAAACAAAGCGGTCAAGACGTAAAACAGCTTAGAAGCGTACCTACTTTTTTGGTGAGATTTGCACCAGATAAAGGATATGTGCCTATTCAGTTGGGAGCTGACAAGAAAGAATATGTTCCTGTGTTTATGAGCAAGCAAGATGCAGATAGTTTGCTCAAGCAGGTGAAGCCCAAATTTCCCAAGGCTGATATTCAAGTAGTGGATGTGGACGGAATCATTAAAACCTTGCAGGAGAAAAACGACAAGTGGCTGGAACAAGTAATATTTTTCCCGTCTCCAGAAGCTAGACAATACATCCAGACACTTCCCAAAACAAACGCTCCTACTCCAAACCAAGCAGCACCTGCCCAGCCAAACCAAGCAGCACCCGCCCAGCCGAAAAAATAA